The nucleotide sequence GCCGCCTACGGGATGTAGGTGAGTGGCTTCCCGCCCGTGGTGCGGGACGAGGCGACGAGCACCCCGTACCCATAGGCCGCCGACCTCCGGGGGACGCTGAGGTAGGGGAATAGGGAGGAGAGACCGCCGCGGCGGATGAGCCGTTGGAGGAGGAGTCGCGGCGGCAGTGGTAGTCGCCGTCggaaaagaagggaaaaaaagaggaaagaaaaaaatgacgCGCATGGCGTCGGCAGCGCGGCGttggcctcggcggcggcggaagacgcgcgcggcggcggaggaggaggcagatGCGCGGGAGGCAGACGCGCGTGGCGGCTGAGTCGACctcggcggcccggcggcggcggggaggcaaACGCGAGCGGTGGCGGAGTCGAACGCGCGGGAGTCGACCTCGGCTGTGTCGGAgtcggcctcggcggcgagccggcgacggaTTCGGCCTCAACGGCGACGGCAgagtcctcggcggcggcggcggcgaaggggagtagacacgggcggcggcggagtcggccgcggcgtcgtcggagacttcggcggcggcggcggaggcctcgggcggcggcggggaggcagatcgcacggcggcggaggagtcctcggcggcggcggtggaggggaggtagacgcgggcggcggagtcggccgcggcgtcgtcggagacatcggcggcggcggcggaggcctcgggcggcggcggggaggcagatcgcacggcggcggaggagtcctcggcggcggcggtggaggggaggtagacgcgggcggcggcggagtcggcggcggcggcggtatcgGCCTCGGGCATCGGCGGAGTCGGCCTCGATGGTGAGGAGGAGCGACGACGGAGTCGGCTGTGGCGTCGTCGGAgtcctcggcggtggcggcgtcggcctcgggcgaggaggagcggcagcgacggcgaagtgaggaggagggagaaggatGGGAGAGAAAAGAAGCGAACCGTTTTTTTTAATGGTataggtgggtaattttttttccccaaaagcaGGTGAAAGCAGGGGTAGAGGTGCTTTTGAGTTGTACTACACCAAAAGCTGGCTTTTGGCAAAAGTAGCTGTGGCTTTTGAGCCCTTTGGTTGGCTTTTagcttttgcaaaagcaaaagcaggttGAAAagctcaaccaaacacacccttaacagTATTTACCAAATTGTATGGATAAAACGAACATTTCaccttaaattttatttttggcaTGACCGCCAAGATTGGCGCCTAAAAATTTGGTTCCAGCCACACCAAAATTTTGGCGCCTCTCCagcattaacttttttttcaaaaaaaaatacaaataatatcttgtactttttaattttaatttatgagaactttaaatttaattttagactgatttttatgtttcaaatgcaaaaatcataaacaacaaaattgtagaactcatcgagatctacaactattgtattggtcctttttacaaataagttcatttgaacaattcaaattttaaattttcaaaatttaacaacttcaaacaaaaATTGGGtttaataaataattttaaatggaaaagtcaccaaaaccaaagttgtagaacttatcgagatgcaaaatttttattttggtcatttctccatctgactctatttgaataatttgaaatttgaaaaattcaaagtttgagaacttcaaatataattttttattagtgaacgacttcaaataaaaaagtcatcaaaaacaaagttataacatcaatatctataacttttattttggttttttcttcatccgataaagtgatagtaacattgttcacaaaatttatatatctctcttatagtttataaactatataagagatgtgtaaattttgtgaacaatgttaccatcactttatcggatgaagaaatgaccaaaataaaagttatagatattgatgatttatacaactttgttgttgatgattttttcagttgaaatcatttagtatttcaaaaatgttgtttgaagttgtcataatttgaaattcaaattcaaattattgaaacaaagccatatagcaaaatgaccaaaacaaaagttgtagatattgatgacttatacaactttgttgttgatgactttttcagttgaaattatttagtatttgaaaatgttgtttgaagttatcataatttgaaattcaaattcaaattattgaaccaaagtcatatagcaaaatgaccaaaacaaaagttgtagatcttaataagttatacaacttttttgttgacaattttttcaattgaaatcatttactaccgaaaaattatttgaattgagaggagggaggaaaatAGACTTCCTTGCAAGGGAGGAGCAAAAGGACTGGGCCGGTGGCCtgaagagggaggaagagagagaggggctgcAGGCTGAGGGAGGGTGAGAGTAatacttgggccgaaaatggcccaagtaCATAGAGaggaattttaatttgttttccattTATTATAATAGGTTAAAATGAACTTTGTGGTATGAAAATTAgttattgagctccgaaaattcacaaaaaaatttcAGAGAATAATTTAGACCACGTAGAATATTACAAATATATTTCcagccatgatttttaaagcaaaatTTTTCGTCACTAAGCCTCCCCATCTCATACTAATTAATCGTCATAAAATGgaatgtgctaatgacgaatagCTCCGATGTTACGAGAAATTCGTCATAGAAGGTCATATTTCTTGTAGTAATGTAGGTTCAAACCAACTTATAGccattttaaagttttttcatTCAATCATAAAATGAAACGCCATAATTCTGatttttttattcataaaaTAAGACTAGCGATGACTTCAATcctaaaatactaaaatgagAGACAAGAAGAGTCCACCTAGGACAAACGATTTGTGATCTAGCAGCAATGTAGTATaacaagattttttttgttttttaaaaatataatagttcTATATTTTATGACGATCCACTATTGTCATCGTGCTATCTTCACAGAGCCCATGCAAAGTATACTATGATGATGATTATGACAAATACACAGTTTGGTCATAAACAGTTATCATCCTATGAACAGTCGTCATAAACAGCCTCTCTGTTTATGACATATATGTGTTCTGTCATTAGGTAATCGTCACAGAAGCCCAGATTTGTTGTAGTGTAGgataataggtgaacaacatggatctagAACATGCACGATATATGTATAAGATATGCTCCCCcaaatatatgcatataatgGAATATATAATGGAGACAAATATATGCATAATTAGAGAAAAACCAATGGGGTTTGTTCCCTACACATGGAGAACGCATGTAGCAATAATAAAGACACATAAATACAAACCTTCATTATGTtgatgttctcaatgtaaagaaGACTAAATAAGATAAAGTTCAAGTAAACATTGGTCTCactcatatatactccctccttccaaaagtcTCAGTCGTATTACGTTTTGCTCCAAGACCAAGGAACTCTCCGACGCATTTAACCATCGCTACATCTGCATGGATTTAGAGGAAGCGACGCTTCGGTTGATGCACGATACGCGTGTGTGCAACACCGCAACCGTCCGCGCCCACCGCTCGCGAATAGGCAACGGATggatttgcatgcatgcaaaagaaTACTGTTCGGTTGCTGAGAGGAATTAAATCCATGCATGTTTAACGAAGAGACCAGCTACACATTTAaagcctgcatgcatgcatgcagagtGGAATGCGCCCATCTCATCTGGAAAAACAAGAAAACCAAATACGACTGAgacttttggaaggagggagtattgacTAGGTGATTCCCCGTGCTTTGCTGTGGGATTTACGAAggaattctcaaaaaaaatggcaatcaagttagaagtaaaaagaaaaaaaataataaaacatcaGGTTTATCAGTCAAATCATACCCATGCTTTGGTCAAGCATTGACTAAAAACACACGATATTATGGATTACAAAGATTGTATGGATAATCAATATCAAAGGTATGGCATATAACAAAGTAGGACATTCACATATAAATAGCATGCAAACtttatttaaatcaaaataagttCGCAATAGGTCCAATATGCTCAAAgattagtgatgacttgccttgctcactgtCTTGCTGTCCTTGTTTTGCAGTCAACTCAACCACTCCCTCGGAATCTATATGTACGTGCGAAAGATTcgatttgaattcaattagaattcaaattAAATCACCAAAATTCAACAGTACAAAAATAAATAGCAAAAGTGATTCCATCAGCTATatcttgattttagatgaatttaggttcaagtttcatttAAATCCGAGCTAAAATGAGTGAGCTATGCTTgtttaaagattcaaatttgaattaattcaAACAGTTGTGAAATGGCACTGTGCAGCCGAGAGGGGCATGATTACAGTGGCTGACATGTAGGGTCACCCcatttctttttcctttgtttttattttcccaTAGAAAATGCAGAGAGTCATTGACAAGTGGGACCGGCCCTATTTGACCTGGGTCCAAACCAGCCCTTTAATCCCGGTGGGTCCCGCATGCCATTGACAGTAACTTCATAATCAATTTTTCTTTGATTTTTCTAATCATCCAATCCCACGTGTAATAGATTAATTTGCATTGGATTAATAGGTGATTACTGTGCACTAATCTCTATGTGGGGCCCacagcttctctctctctcttcctttctttctctccctcggtcgtcttcctcctcccgacgCGCAGGGCAGCGGCGCGGGCGCACGGCTAATGCGACC is from Oryza sativa Japonica Group chromosome 9, ASM3414082v1 and encodes:
- the LOC9271578 gene encoding uncharacterized protein; this translates as MPEADTAAAADSAAARVYLPSTAAAEDSSAAVRSASPPPPEASAAAADVSDDAAADSAARVYLPSTAAAEDSSAAVRSASPPPPEASAAAAEVSDDAAADSAAARVYSPSPPPPPRTLPSPLRPNPSPARRRGRLRHSRGRLPRVRLRHRSRLPPRRRRAAEVDSAATRVCLPRICLLLRRRARLPPPPRPTPRCRRHARHFFLSSFFPFFSDGDYHCRRDSSSNGSSAAAVSPPYSPTSASPGGRRPMGTGCSSPRPAPRAGSHSPTSRRRRQAGLRATRSGLPPARSSEEHGAGHSRRHGQAGWHPR